A genome region from Tolypothrix sp. PCC 7712 includes the following:
- a CDS encoding 4Fe-4S binding protein, with protein sequence MAYKITGQCISCDLCLSVCPTGAIKIVDGNRWIDPELCTNCVGSIHTVPQCKAGCPTCDGCVKQPTDYWEGWFANYNRVLAKLTNKEDYWERWFNCYSQQFTLSN encoded by the coding sequence ATGGCTTACAAAATTACTGGCCAATGTATTTCCTGTGATTTATGTCTGTCTGTATGCCCTACTGGTGCAATCAAAATAGTTGATGGTAATCGCTGGATAGACCCTGAACTTTGCACAAACTGCGTCGGTAGTATACATACAGTACCTCAATGTAAAGCTGGTTGTCCCACTTGTGATGGTTGCGTTAAACAACCCACAGATTATTGGGAAGGTTGGTTTGCCAACTACAACCGCGTTTTAGCCAAGTTAACTAATAAAGAAGATTATTGGGAACGTTGGTTTAACTGTTATTCTCAACAGTTTACACTATCAAATTAA
- a CDS encoding helix-turn-helix domain-containing protein, which translates to MTTESANIRTRNLKEVIMVPLEWVVMLAWNKECGETLKLLRGKRSRREIADAVSQQGVECSQEYIRKLENGEAASVSTKIITTIAKTLDVELIEIIYDLRVEVTTIVCTKS; encoded by the coding sequence ATGACAACTGAAAGTGCAAATATAAGAACTAGGAATTTAAAAGAGGTAATTATGGTTCCGCTGGAATGGGTTGTCATGCTGGCGTGGAACAAAGAGTGTGGCGAAACTCTAAAATTATTGCGCGGTAAAAGGTCTAGACGCGAAATTGCAGATGCTGTTTCTCAGCAAGGTGTTGAATGCTCACAAGAGTACATCAGAAAACTGGAAAACGGTGAAGCCGCCTCTGTTTCCACAAAAATTATCACTACAATTGCTAAAACTCTTGATGTTGAATTGATTGAGATAATTTATGACTTGCGTGTTGAAGTCACAACAATAGTTTGTACTAAGAGTTGA
- the nifB gene encoding nitrogenase cofactor biosynthesis protein NifB has protein sequence MTPPSTGLLTSSNQEPTTTQAKSGGCGCDSKSNATVEMDEKLKERIAKHPCYSEDAHHHYARMHVAVAPACNIQCNYCNRKYDCANESRPGVVSELLTPEEAAHKVLVIAGKIPQMTVLGIAGPGDPLANPEKTFRTFELIADQAPDIKLCLSTNGLMLTEYVDRIKQLNIDHVTITLNTIDPEIGAQIYSWVHYKRKRYKGVEGARILLEKQMEGLQALKEADILCKVNSVMIPGINDQHLVEVNKFIRENGAFLHNIMPLISAPEHGTHFGLTGQRGPTGKELKEVQDSCAGNMKMMRHCRQCRADAVGLLGEDRSQEFTKDKFLEMAPEYNLEQRQEVHEGIEKFKQEIKAAKEKALAGKNFANKPKILVAVATKGSGLVNQHFGHAKEFQIYEVDGSEVRFISHRKIDHYCQGGFGEEATLDYIIKAIADCKAVLVSKIGNCPKEELHKAGIQTVEAYDVIEKVALEYYEQYVEGLETRD, from the coding sequence ATGACACCACCGTCTACAGGACTCCTCACCTCCTCCAATCAGGAACCTACCACTACCCAAGCCAAATCAGGTGGTTGCGGATGCGACAGCAAAAGCAACGCCACCGTAGAGATGGACGAAAAGCTCAAGGAACGTATTGCCAAGCATCCCTGCTATAGCGAAGACGCACACCACCACTACGCTAGAATGCACGTTGCAGTTGCACCCGCTTGTAACATTCAATGCAACTATTGCAACCGGAAATATGACTGTGCTAACGAAAGCCGTCCTGGTGTAGTTAGCGAGTTACTCACCCCAGAAGAAGCAGCCCACAAAGTATTGGTGATTGCAGGTAAGATTCCCCAAATGACAGTCTTGGGAATTGCTGGCCCTGGTGATCCGTTGGCGAATCCAGAAAAAACTTTCCGCACCTTTGAGTTAATTGCAGATCAAGCACCAGATATTAAACTGTGCTTATCAACCAATGGTTTGATGTTGACCGAATATGTCGATCGCATTAAACAACTCAATATAGATCACGTTACTATTACCCTTAACACTATTGACCCAGAAATCGGCGCACAGATTTATTCTTGGGTTCACTACAAGCGTAAGCGTTATAAAGGTGTTGAGGGAGCAAGAATTCTGCTCGAAAAGCAGATGGAAGGACTGCAAGCCCTCAAAGAAGCCGATATCTTGTGCAAAGTCAACTCGGTAATGATTCCGGGAATTAACGACCAGCACTTGGTAGAAGTGAATAAATTCATTCGTGAAAACGGCGCATTCCTGCACAACATCATGCCGTTGATTTCTGCGCCAGAACATGGCACACACTTCGGTTTAACTGGTCAGCGTGGCCCTACTGGCAAAGAACTCAAAGAAGTTCAAGACAGCTGCGCCGGTAACATGAAGATGATGCGTCACTGTCGTCAATGCCGAGCCGATGCTGTAGGATTATTAGGAGAAGACCGCAGCCAAGAATTTACCAAAGATAAATTCCTAGAAATGGCTCCGGAATATAACCTAGAACAACGCCAAGAAGTTCACGAGGGTATTGAGAAATTTAAACAAGAAATTAAAGCAGCCAAAGAAAAGGCGCTAGCTGGCAAAAATTTTGCTAACAAACCTAAAATCTTAGTTGCAGTTGCAACCAAAGGTAGTGGATTAGTTAACCAACACTTCGGTCATGCGAAGGAATTCCAGATTTACGAAGTGGATGGTAGTGAAGTACGCTTTATCAGTCATCGTAAAATTGACCACTATTGTCAAGGTGGATTTGGAGAAGAAGCCACTCTAGACTACATTATTAAAGCGATCGCAGATTGCAAAGCGGTTTTAGTCTCCAAAATTGGGAACTGTCCCAAAGAAGAATTGCACAAAGCTGGCATACAGACTGTTGAAGCTTACGACGTAATCGAGAAAGTTGCTTTGGAATATTACGAGCAATATGTCGAAGGGTTAGAGACTAGGGACTAG
- a CDS encoding ShlB/FhaC/HecB family hemolysin secretion/activation protein: MHIKNFHWHNRFRCLLQLCPIILTNSLIIESALANTPNLLPVPQLEPITAPKPLTHLPQVPQPSLLPTPTLEEVVPTSAFSPNSAISDQLDAKKTEKQPTFNNSLPFPTPEQSPSPQNTPKATVCSKTTSAPESGTTLDAFTVEEFFFVINHPVFTPAELKSFTKGYLNKVLSPEQLMQVAAEITKQYAARGYSTSSAVVCLSSQTKQQEKTAAIIRVIEGELERIDVKSSPANQEYTEGSRVRLNPNYVRSRLALAASKPLNVNKLQAALQLLQQDPLIESANFRLLSGSSPGKSILEVEVKQAKSFSVSLSNDISGFSHLGISQQQIVLTEANLLGIGDSLSLGYSGTEGTHNWNVNYTFPLNARNGTLSFTYNQSQAEGISALNGFVPSSVQSINEETLAASSINSPLDSLQVPGNSSNQESTLRTYELTLRQPIIRRIAEETLGNGEQPPSYEELALGLTAFLGESPTISSLLPLSLSSLSNDSGMTRTFALRFFQEFKKHNAQDSIELRSQFSFGFNSLSSTSNEPLALGNSVPATFVSWQGQAQWTRILAKDTLLLVRANAQLAYQTLVPSEQFILGGKGGYLQDSLLTDNGIFASTEVQLPVMAVFRGKGLIQVIPFVDFGTGWNNSGQTNPSPNTMASVGLGLQWQQDRVTARLDWGIPLISVNSPYGTGLENALYFSVQYNP, translated from the coding sequence ATGCATATTAAGAATTTTCATTGGCATAACCGTTTCCGGTGTTTGCTCCAGTTGTGTCCAATTATATTAACTAACAGCCTCATTATTGAATCCGCACTGGCGAACACCCCTAACTTATTACCAGTACCTCAACTGGAGCCGATAACCGCCCCCAAACCCCTCACTCATCTTCCACAGGTACCCCAACCATCTCTACTCCCAACCCCTACTTTAGAAGAAGTAGTTCCCACTTCAGCCTTCAGCCCCAACAGTGCGATATCTGACCAACTCGACGCAAAGAAGACTGAAAAACAACCGACTTTCAATAATTCCCTTCCCTTCCCAACTCCAGAGCAATCTCCATCACCCCAAAACACACCAAAAGCAACTGTGTGTTCCAAGACAACTTCTGCACCAGAGTCGGGAACTACTCTAGACGCTTTCACTGTGGAAGAGTTCTTTTTTGTTATCAATCATCCGGTGTTTACACCAGCAGAACTCAAAAGCTTCACTAAAGGCTACCTCAACAAAGTCCTCTCCCCGGAACAACTGATGCAAGTTGCTGCGGAAATCACCAAACAGTATGCAGCCCGTGGCTACAGTACGTCTAGTGCGGTGGTTTGTCTCTCCTCTCAAACCAAACAGCAAGAAAAAACAGCAGCGATTATTCGTGTCATTGAAGGGGAGTTAGAGAGGATTGACGTAAAATCATCCCCTGCTAATCAGGAATATACAGAAGGCTCAAGAGTGCGCCTCAATCCTAACTACGTGCGTTCCAGGTTAGCACTTGCTGCATCAAAACCCCTGAACGTTAACAAATTACAGGCAGCTTTGCAACTGCTGCAACAAGACCCGCTAATTGAATCTGCAAACTTTCGTCTATTATCGGGGTCAAGTCCAGGTAAAAGTATTCTAGAAGTGGAGGTCAAACAAGCAAAATCTTTCAGCGTCTCACTTAGCAATGATATTAGTGGTTTTTCCCATTTGGGAATCTCTCAACAACAAATTGTTCTCACAGAAGCTAACTTGCTGGGGATAGGAGATAGTCTCAGCCTGGGATATTCTGGTACAGAAGGAACACATAACTGGAATGTCAACTACACCTTCCCCCTAAACGCTCGCAACGGAACTCTCAGTTTTACCTACAACCAAAGTCAGGCTGAGGGGATATCTGCGCTGAATGGCTTCGTTCCTTCCTCGGTACAAAGCATTAACGAAGAGACTTTGGCTGCATCTTCCATCAATTCTCCCTTAGATAGCTTACAAGTACCTGGGAATAGTTCCAATCAAGAATCAACCTTACGCACTTACGAATTAACGCTGCGTCAGCCAATTATCCGCAGAATCGCAGAGGAAACTCTTGGTAATGGAGAACAGCCACCAAGTTATGAAGAATTAGCCCTTGGTCTAACTGCTTTTTTAGGGGAAAGCCCGACGATTTCATCTCTGCTTCCTTTATCCCTGTCTTCATTGTCTAACGATAGTGGGATGACACGCACCTTTGCACTGCGGTTTTTTCAGGAATTTAAAAAACATAATGCACAAGATAGCATTGAACTGCGTTCTCAATTCAGCTTTGGATTTAATTCCTTGAGTTCCACAAGCAACGAACCGCTAGCTCTGGGGAATTCAGTACCAGCCACATTTGTTTCCTGGCAAGGTCAAGCGCAATGGACACGGATTTTAGCTAAGGATACATTGCTATTGGTGCGTGCCAATGCTCAACTAGCGTACCAGACCTTAGTACCTTCGGAACAGTTCATCTTGGGCGGAAAAGGCGGTTACCTCCAAGATTCTCTGCTCACCGACAATGGAATTTTCGCTTCAACTGAAGTTCAACTCCCTGTGATGGCAGTTTTCCGGGGAAAGGGACTGATCCAGGTGATTCCCTTTGTTGATTTTGGCACAGGTTGGAATAATTCTGGTCAAACCAATCCCAGCCCCAATACTATGGCTTCTGTCGGTCTGGGTTTACAGTGGCAACAGGATCGTGTTACTGCTCGTCTTGACTGGGGAATTCCTTTAATCTCAGTAAATTCACCGTATGGTACAGGGCTAGAAAATGCTCTGTATTTCTCTGTACAATACAACCCTTAA
- a CDS encoding XisI protein, producing the protein MERLNYQEIVQKILESHAKNRSNSQTEVKLLFDTERDRYQVINIGWQELTRIFGCIIYVEIKDGKIWIERDGTEIGVANELVEAGVPKQDIVLAFKAPYKRKFTEFAAS; encoded by the coding sequence ATGGAGAGACTAAATTATCAAGAAATAGTCCAAAAAATTTTGGAAAGTCATGCCAAAAACCGCTCAAATAGTCAGACAGAAGTCAAATTATTATTTGATACTGAGCGCGATCGCTATCAAGTTATTAATATTGGTTGGCAAGAGCTAACGCGAATATTTGGTTGTATTATTTATGTAGAAATTAAAGATGGCAAAATTTGGATCGAACGCGATGGAACGGAAATCGGAGTCGCTAATGAATTAGTAGAAGCTGGAGTTCCTAAACAAGATATAGTTTTGGCTTTTAAAGCCCCATACAAACGGAAATTTACTGAGTTTGCTGCTAGTTGA
- a CDS encoding zinc-binding dehydrogenase — translation MLYLENLMEAGKIFVVIHSIYQLEELVAAHTDSETERAVGKIAITVTH, via the coding sequence TTGCTTTACTTAGAAAACTTGATGGAAGCGGGTAAAATTTTTGTTGTCATTCACAGCATATATCAGTTAGAAGAATTAGTAGCAGCGCATACAGATAGTGAAACAGAACGTGCTGTAGGGAAAATAGCTATTACAGTCACTCATTGA
- a CDS encoding XisH family protein, which produces MPAKDIFHNTVKTALEKDKWTVTDEHLFIQVEDIDFYIDLTAERILAAEKTGKKIAVEIKSFLGASDVTEFHLALGQCLNYRSALRLTEPERILYLAIPVDVYNEFFSRKFIQRIIGEYQLKLLIFNPEQEEIVIWRD; this is translated from the coding sequence ATGCCAGCTAAAGATATATTTCATAATACAGTTAAAACAGCCCTCGAAAAAGATAAATGGACAGTTACTGATGAGCATCTATTTATTCAAGTTGAGGATATTGATTTTTACATAGACTTAACAGCAGAGAGAATTTTAGCTGCTGAAAAAACTGGTAAAAAAATAGCAGTAGAGATAAAATCCTTTTTAGGAGCTTCAGACGTAACTGAATTTCACCTAGCTCTTGGTCAATGTCTCAACTACCGTTCAGCATTGAGGTTGACAGAACCTGAACGGATTTTGTATTTAGCTATTCCAGTAGATGTTTATAACGAGTTTTTTAGCCGGAAGTTTATTCAAAGAATTATTGGTGAATATCAGCTAAAATTACTAATTTTTAATCCAGAGCAAGAGGAGATTGTTATATGGAGAGACTAA